A window from Myripristis murdjan chromosome 11, fMyrMur1.1, whole genome shotgun sequence encodes these proteins:
- the tshz1 gene encoding teashirt homolog 1, whose product MPRRKQQAPRRSVAYGPEDDFKVDKIDEEEHLPDDGLSLDGQDAEYLFNDDEDARDRYSCQNSPFSNGTNPDAGYASPLSNTSDQLVDFKTASSFRDVQDKVEERLVGESRESINGMSLQDSLAQMKTVYANLISDASWSSLALDMLKSKQVNNFRASNSNGSNHKGSNGFLNSHSQGNSHVKNSCGSSNASVTTNSTTSSTTTSTASSNTNSGSSVSSGNTGGVAYDWHQAALAKTLQQTPYHLLPEPSLFSTVQLYRQNNKLYGPVFTGASKFRCKDCSAAYDTLVGLTVHMNETGHYRDDNKDTEDDRGKRWSKPRKRSLMEMEGKEDAQKVLKCMYCGHSFESLQDLSVHMIKTKHYQKVPLKEPMPALASKLVPPTKKRAFQELMSPSSPESITSGIALGENPKDQKLANPYVTANNRYGYQNGASYTWQFEARKAQILKCMECGSSHDTLQQLTAHMMVTGHFLKVTNSASKKGKQLVFDPVIEEKIQSIPLPPTTTRLPAPNGKSQSDSPLQPSSPEEKNEEQKDEEVQEEKIEAKDVEKKIKEEKEDPSEKSEKAGKARSYQYLREEDLEETPKGGLDILKSLENTVSSAISKAQTGTPTWGGYPSIHAAYQLHGSLKSTLPCAQVQPLFSTSSLKVLSSDLGTLIHSPNSPSPPPNHKSNVLAMEELVEKVTGKSSVKIEKEDKPLENKCRPMSAKSPSPSPKDKQSSPKSENLSKPANSTAVEDQTESTGKEGEWTDSQSDAQVKSEANAPKMPVSNGCNNLSIITDHSPEQPLVNPLSALQSIMNNHLGKAAKVATPFVDPFAMLYKINSSSAQVKQAESLSQYNDSDDQPMDLTKSKNTSGSTTKGTSATPNNNNINNSKPVLKNFSQSVSPPLRENALMDISDMVKNLTGRLTPKSTTPSSISEKSDMDGCTFEDGLEELSPIQRRKGRQSNWNPQHLLILQAQFASSLRETPEGKFVITDLGPQERVHICKFTGLSMTTISHWLANVKYQLKRTGGTKFLKNIDSGQPLFLCSDCASQFRTPSSYINHLESHLGFTLKDLSKLSIDFIEQQAVSRLVDKSFTSPGLTEEDTGSIFQCKLCNRTFVSKHAIKLHLCKTHGKSPEDHLIFVKELDKFDKP is encoded by the coding sequence cttatGGGCCTGAAGATGATTTTAAGGTTGACAAAATCGATGAGGAGGAGCACCTACCAGATGACGGCCTTTCTCTAGATGGCCAAGATGCAGAGTATCTTTTCAATGACGATGAGGATGCAAGAGATCGCTACAGCTGCCAGAACTCTCCATTCAGCAATGGCACTAATCCAGATGCTGGATACGCCTCTCCCCTCAGCAACACCAGTGATCAGCTGGTTGACTTTAAGACCGCTTCCTCCTTCAGAGATGTTCAGGACAAGGTAGAAGAAAGGCTGGTTGGGGAGAGCAGGGAGTCCATCAATGGTATGTCATTGCAAGATAGCCTGGCGCAAATGAAAACTGTCTATGCAAACCTGATTTCAGATGCCTCCTGGTCCAGCCTTGCCCTGGACATGCTCAAAAGTAAACAAGTGAACAATTTCAGAGCTAGCAACAGCAATGGAAGCAATCACAAAGGGAGCAATGGTTTCCTCAACAGTCACAGCCAGGGGAACAGCCATGTGAAGAACAGTTGTGGCAGCAGCAATGCCTCAGTCACCACTAATAGTACCACCAGCAGTACCACGACAAGCACTGCATCAAGCAACACCAACAGTGGCAGCAGTGTGAGCTCTGGCAATACAGGAGGTGTTGCCTATGATTGGCACCAGGCAGCATTGGCCAAGACCCTACAGCAAACTCCATACCATCTCCTCCCTGAACCTAGCCTTTTCAGCACCGTGCAACTCTACAGGCAGAACAATAAGCTCTATGGCCCTGTATTTACAGGTGCTAGCAAGTTCAGATGCAAGGACTGTAGTGCAGCCTACGACACCTTGGTTGGCCTGACAGTGCATATGAATGAGACAGGCCACTACCGTGATGACAATAAGGACACAGAGGATGATCGAGGCAAGAGGTGGTCCAAGCCACGCAAGCGCTCTCTGATGGAGATGGAAGGCAAAGAAGATGCCCAGAAAGTTCTTAAATGCATGTACTGTGGCCACTCTTTTGAATCTTTGCAAGACCTGAGTGTCCACatgatcaaaacaaaacactatcaGAAAGTGCCTCTAAAAGAACCAATGCCAGCCCTTGCCTCAAAGCTGGTACCCCCAACCAAAAAAAGAGCATTTCAAGAGTTGATGTCCCCAAGTTCTCCAGAATCTATCACATCTGGTATAGCCCTGGGAGAGAACCCTAAAGACCAAAAATTGGCCAATCCTTATGTTACAGCTAATAATCGTTATGGTTACCAAAATGGTGCCAGTTATACTTGGCAGTTTGAGGCACGCAAGGCACAAATTCTCAAATGCATGGAATGTGGCAGTTCACATGACACCTTGCAACAACTGACAGCTCACATGATGGTCACTGGACATTTTCTCAAAGTCACCAACTCAGCTTCTAAAAAAGGTAAGCAATTAGTTTTTGATCCAGTCATTGAGGAGAAGATTCAGTCAATTCCTCTGCCACCAACTACTACACGACTCCCAGCTCCCAATGGGAAGTCACAGTCTGACTCACCCTTGCAGCCCTCCAGCCCTGAGGAGAAAAACGAAGAACAGAAAGATGAAGAGgtacaagaagaaaaaatagaGGCAAAGGatgtagagaaaaaaataaaagaggaaaaagaagatcCTTCTGAAAAAAGTGAGAAGGCTGGAAAAGCCAGATCATACCAATATCTCAGAGAGGAAGATTTGGAAGAAACGCCTAAAGGTGGCTTGGACATCCTAAAGTCATTAGAGAACACTGTTTCAAGTGCCATCAGCAAAGCCCAAACAGGCACACCAACCTGGGGTGGATACCCAAGCATCCATGCTGCCTATCAACTCCATGGGTCTTTGAAGTCTACCTTGCCTTGTGCACAGGTTCAGCCACTATTCAGCACCAGCAGCTTAAAGGTGCTGTCTTCTGATTTAGGAACTCTGATCCACTCCCCAAATAgtccctctccacctcccaaTCACAAGAGCAATGTGCTGGCCATGGAGGAATTAGTGGAAAAAGTGACAGGGAAAAGCTCAGTAAAGATAGAAAAAGAGGATAAACCCCTAGAGAATAAATGCAGACCCATGTCTGCCAAGTCACCTTCACCCAGTCCTAAGGACAAACAGTCTTCACCCAAGTCAGAAAACCTTTCTAAGCCAGCAAACAGCACTGCAGTAGAGGACCAGACTGAGTCTACAGGCAAAGAAGGAGAGTGGACAGACAGTCAATCAGATGCACAGGTAAAGAGTGAAGCTAATGCACCAAAAATGCCTGTTAGCAATGGCTGCAATAACTTGAGCATCATCACTGATCACTCTCCTGAACAACCTCTTGTCAACCCTCTCAGTGCATTGCAGTCTATCATGAACAACCATTTGGGGAAAGCTGCAAAGGTGGCCACACCCTTCGTAGACCCCTTTGCAATGCTTTATAAGATCAACAGCAGCTCCGCTCAGGTCAAGCAAGCTGAATCTCTGAGTCAGTACAATGACAGTGATGATCAGCCCATGGACTTGACAAAATCCAAAAACACTAGTGGAAGTACTACTAAGGGTACTTCTGCtacaccaaacaacaacaatataaacaacagCAAACCTGTTCTCAAAAATTTTTCCCAGTCTGTATCTCCACCCTTACGAGAGAATGCGTTGATGGATATTTCGGACATGGTAAAAAATCTGACTGGCCGTTTGACACCAAAGTCCACAACCCCATCTTCCATTTCTGAGAAATCAGACATGGATGGCTGTACTTTTGAGGACGGCTTGGAGGAGCTGTCTCCCATTCAAAGACGGAAGGGTCGACAGTCAAACTGGAATCCCCAGCACCTCCTGATTCTCCAGGCCCAGTTTGCATCCAGTCTTCGGGAGACCCCTGAGGGAAAGTTTGTCATTACTGACCTGGGACCCCAGGAACGTGTCCACATCTGTAAATTCACAGGTCTCTCTATGACTACTATCTCACATTGGCTGGCCAATGTAAAATACCAGTTAAAGCGGACAGGCGGCACAAAGTTCCTAAAAAACATTGACTCTGGCCAACCTCTGTTTTTGTGCAGTGACTGTGCATCCCAGTTCAGGACTCCCTCCTCATACATTAATCATTTGGAGTCCCACCTTGGGTTTACCCTGAAGGACCTCTCAAAGCTTTCCATAGATTTCATAGAGCAGCAAGCAGTCAGCAGATTAGTGGACAAGAGTTTTACTTCACCTGGACTTACAGAGGAAGACACTGGCTCGATATTTCAGTGCAAGCTGTGCAATCGGACCTTTGTGAGCAAGCATGCAATTAAGCTGCACCTTTGCAAAACACATGGAAAGTCACCAGAAGACCATCTCATCTTTGTAAAAGAGTTGgataagtttgataaaccatgA